In Candidatus Pelagibacter sp. RS39, the following proteins share a genomic window:
- a CDS encoding FAD-binding oxidoreductase, with protein MNDQVQAELKKIFNGRFSTSVSTRTNYARGEDTYDPILSKAVVFPETNQEVSQILRLCNEHKIPVVPFGTGTSLEGNVVGNEKGITISLEKMNKILTVNAEDFDCRVQACVTKEQLNEYLREDGVFFPIDPGANAAIGGMASTSASGTMAVKYGTMKTVITGLTVVLPNGDIINTGGRTKKTSAGYNLTNLFIGSEGTLGVITEVQLRLSPIPESIMSAVCHFPTLEKAVQTAQQVIQYGVPIARIEMLNKDQMGISINYSKLKDIEETPTLFFEFHGSELSNNENIKIVEEISKDNNGSSFKWAKDLEERNKLWQARWDVYYSVKALINNGRVYSTDVCLPISNITECVNYAEEQAKKFGLRAPMVGHLGDGNFHVLLPFDPEKKEMYKKIREFNDLLIKKALELKGTITGEHGVGLHKKEYLLKEHGDNIPVMKLIKRSIDQNNIMNPGKIFDLN; from the coding sequence ATGAACGATCAAGTACAAGCTGAGTTAAAAAAAATTTTTAATGGAAGATTTTCGACTTCTGTATCTACGAGAACAAATTATGCCAGAGGTGAAGATACTTATGATCCAATTTTATCAAAAGCTGTAGTATTCCCAGAAACTAATCAGGAGGTTTCTCAAATATTAAGATTATGTAATGAACATAAAATTCCTGTGGTGCCATTTGGTACAGGTACCTCTTTAGAGGGTAATGTGGTTGGAAATGAAAAAGGGATAACCATAAGTCTTGAAAAAATGAATAAAATTTTAACTGTTAATGCTGAGGACTTTGATTGTCGAGTGCAAGCCTGTGTTACAAAAGAACAATTAAATGAATATCTTAGAGAGGATGGTGTCTTTTTTCCAATTGATCCAGGTGCTAATGCAGCAATCGGAGGCATGGCTTCGACATCAGCTTCAGGAACAATGGCTGTAAAATACGGTACAATGAAAACTGTAATTACCGGTCTGACTGTTGTTTTGCCTAATGGAGATATTATCAACACAGGAGGTAGAACAAAAAAAACCTCAGCAGGATATAATCTAACTAATTTATTCATTGGTTCTGAGGGAACTTTAGGCGTTATAACGGAAGTTCAATTGAGGCTTTCTCCCATACCAGAGAGTATAATGTCAGCTGTTTGTCACTTCCCAACTTTAGAAAAAGCAGTACAAACTGCACAACAAGTTATTCAGTACGGTGTGCCAATCGCAAGAATTGAAATGTTAAATAAAGATCAAATGGGAATAAGCATAAATTATTCAAAATTAAAAGATATTGAGGAAACGCCGACATTATTTTTTGAATTTCATGGATCTGAATTATCTAATAATGAAAATATCAAAATAGTTGAGGAAATATCTAAAGATAATAACGGAAGCTCTTTTAAATGGGCAAAAGATTTAGAGGAAAGAAATAAACTCTGGCAAGCAAGATGGGACGTTTACTATTCTGTAAAAGCCTTAATAAATAATGGAAGAGTTTATTCAACAGATGTGTGTTTACCTATTTCAAATATAACTGAATGTGTAAATTATGCAGAGGAACAAGCAAAAAAGTTTGGACTTAGAGCTCCAATGGTAGGCCACCTAGGGGATGGAAACTTTCATGTATTGTTACCTTTTGATCCTGAAAAAAAAGAAATGTATAAAAAGATAAGAGAATTTAATGATTTATTAATAAAAAAGGCCTTAGAGCTTAAAGGGACGATTACAGGAGAACATGGTGTAGGCCTTCATAAAAAAGAATATCTTTTAAAGGAGCATGGAGACAACATCCCTGTTATGAAATTGATCAAAAGAAGTATTGATCAAAATAATATAATGAATCCAGGTAAGATATTTGATCTCAATTAA
- a CDS encoding pyridoxal phosphate-dependent aminotransferase encodes MKLAKSLERLGTESAFTVLAEAKKLEAQGKPMIHLGLGQPDFKTPKHVVEAAKKALDDGHHGYVMSNGIPECRQAVTRWIKKRYNVDINFERILIMPGGKPTMSYAIQCFGEPGAEIIHPTPAFPIYESMINYTGSTSVPYDLTENKDLKFDPDKILSMITDKTRLLILINPNNPTGSFVEKKDVDVLADGLKKHPHVTILSDEIYSRQIFDGKEMPTFFNYPELRERLIVLEGWSKAYSMTGWRLGWSFWPEHLVEHVNKLLINSVSCVNAAAQFAGIAALDGPDDSIDAMMEKFTQRRDLIYKGLNDLPGVECSLPGGAFYAFPKVIGTGMNGAEFARKAMHEAGVAIVPGSAFGETCQNYVRFSFAASRDNISQALENIKKMLSK; translated from the coding sequence ATGAAGTTAGCAAAAAGTTTAGAAAGATTAGGCACTGAGTCTGCATTTACTGTTCTTGCGGAAGCAAAAAAATTAGAAGCCCAAGGTAAACCTATGATCCATTTAGGTTTAGGTCAGCCAGATTTTAAAACTCCTAAACATGTTGTTGAGGCAGCAAAAAAAGCACTTGATGATGGACATCATGGATATGTAATGTCAAATGGTATTCCTGAATGTCGTCAAGCAGTCACAAGATGGATAAAAAAACGTTACAATGTTGATATCAATTTTGAGAGAATTCTAATCATGCCAGGTGGAAAACCAACAATGAGTTATGCTATTCAATGTTTTGGTGAACCAGGAGCAGAGATTATACATCCAACACCTGCTTTTCCAATTTACGAGTCGATGATAAATTACACAGGCTCAACCTCAGTTCCATACGATCTAACAGAAAATAAAGACTTAAAATTTGATCCAGATAAAATATTATCCATGATAACAGATAAAACTCGATTATTAATTTTAATAAATCCAAACAATCCAACTGGAAGCTTTGTAGAGAAAAAAGATGTAGATGTTTTAGCTGATGGTCTGAAGAAGCACCCTCATGTAACAATACTTAGCGATGAAATTTATAGCAGACAAATTTTTGATGGAAAAGAAATGCCAACATTTTTTAATTATCCAGAGTTAAGAGAAAGATTAATTGTATTAGAAGGATGGAGTAAGGCTTATTCAATGACTGGATGGAGACTTGGTTGGAGTTTTTGGCCAGAACACTTAGTTGAACATGTTAATAAATTATTAATTAACAGTGTTTCATGTGTTAATGCTGCTGCTCAATTTGCTGGTATTGCTGCATTGGATGGACCAGACGATTCAATTGATGCAATGATGGAAAAATTTACTCAAAGGAGAGACCTAATTTATAAAGGTTTAAACGATTTACCAGGTGTAGAATGTAGTTTACCTGGAGGGGCTTTTTATGCATTTCCTAAAGTAATCGGCACAGGTATGAATGGTGCAGAGTTCGCGAGAAAGGCTATGCATGAAGCAGGAGTAGCAATAGTTCCTGGATCGGCTTTTGGTGAAACTTGCCAAAACTATGTTAGATTTAGTTTTGCCGCATCTAGAGATAACATTTCACAAGCATTGGAAAATATAAAGAAAATGCTTTCTAAATAA
- a CDS encoding alpha-hydroxy acid oxidase produces MGLKDCHNFDDFRNLAKKKLPSPIFHYIDGGADDETTLKRNTEAFNQCDLVPNILASVGKPDLSTTIFGKKIDMPIFLSPCAMQRLYHHDGDKASARAAEKFGTFYSMSTMANNTIEEISNISGGPKLFQLYVHKDQSITDDLIDRCKRSGFNGMCLTVDTLVAGNRERDHRTGFTTPPKLTLQSLMSFASHPSWVFNYLAHGKFKLANVATKTGKGTNIAKSVIEYINEQYDPSMNWKDAEYCIKRWNGPFALKGVMSVDDAKRAIDIGCTAIMVSNHGGRQLDGSRSPFDQIKAISDAVGDKLEIILDGGVRRGTHVLKALAAGAKACSFGKIFLFSLAAGGQQGVEHLLKNMHDEINRNMILMGCKSLKELNSSKLIYRN; encoded by the coding sequence GTGGGTTTAAAAGATTGCCATAATTTTGATGATTTTAGAAATCTTGCAAAAAAAAAACTTCCCTCACCAATTTTTCATTATATTGACGGTGGAGCTGATGATGAGACTACTTTAAAAAGAAATACTGAAGCTTTTAATCAATGTGATTTAGTTCCAAATATCCTGGCAAGTGTTGGTAAGCCAGATTTATCAACTACAATATTTGGAAAAAAAATTGATATGCCGATTTTTTTATCTCCTTGTGCGATGCAAAGATTATACCACCATGATGGAGATAAAGCTTCAGCTAGAGCTGCTGAAAAATTTGGAACTTTTTATAGCATGTCTACAATGGCAAATAATACTATAGAAGAGATTTCAAATATTTCTGGTGGACCAAAATTGTTTCAACTATATGTCCATAAAGATCAATCAATAACAGATGATTTGATAGATAGATGTAAAAGATCAGGGTTTAATGGAATGTGTTTAACCGTTGATACATTAGTTGCAGGAAATAGAGAAAGAGATCATAGAACTGGATTTACAACACCTCCTAAATTAACTTTACAAAGTTTGATGAGCTTTGCGAGCCATCCTAGTTGGGTTTTTAATTACCTTGCACATGGAAAATTCAAATTAGCTAATGTTGCAACAAAAACTGGTAAAGGAACTAATATTGCCAAATCAGTCATAGAATATATTAACGAACAATATGATCCCTCAATGAATTGGAAAGATGCAGAGTACTGTATAAAAAGATGGAACGGTCCTTTTGCATTAAAAGGAGTTATGAGTGTTGATGATGCAAAAAGAGCAATTGATATTGGCTGTACTGCAATTATGGTTTCAAATCATGGGGGTCGACAGCTGGATGGATCTCGATCGCCATTTGATCAGATAAAAGCAATTTCAGATGCGGTAGGAGACAAGCTAGAAATAATCTTAGATGGTGGAGTAAGGAGAGGTACACACGTCCTAAAAGCCTTAGCAGCTGGGGCAAAAGCCTGTAGTTTTGGAAAAATATTTTTGTTCTCTTTAGCCGCAGGTGGACAACAAGGTGTTGAGCATCTACTGAAAAACATGCACGATGAGATAAATAGAAATATGATATTAATGGGTTGTAAAAGCTTAAAAGAGTTGAATAGTTCAAAATTAATTTATAGAAATTAG
- a CDS encoding alpha-hydroxy acid oxidase, translated as MNLKDCHNFSDFRKLAQKKLPSPIFHYIDGAADDEVTYARNTSAFDDVDLVPNVLRGVEEVDLSTTIFGKKLDLPFYLSPTALQRLFHYDGERAVGKAAKKFNTMFGVSALATVSVEEISSMIDTPKMFQFYFHKDRGLNDSCLERAKAAKFDVMALTVDTITGGNRERDLRTGFTSPPKLTLASLYSFATKPMWGINYLTKGKFELPHLQDFVKEGTDVNSSIGNYFSTMLDQSMNWKDAENLCSKWGGHFALKGVMSVEDAKRAVDIGCTGIMVSNHGGRQLDGSRAPFDQLAEIVDAVGDKLDVICEGGIHRGTHMLKALSLGAKACSGGRLYLYALAAGGQAGVERALEKYKAELVRDMKLMGCTKISDLNRSNLRFRK; from the coding sequence ATGAATTTAAAGGATTGTCACAATTTTAGTGATTTTAGAAAATTAGCTCAAAAAAAGTTACCATCACCAATCTTTCATTATATTGATGGTGCAGCAGATGATGAAGTTACATATGCTAGGAATACCAGTGCATTCGATGATGTGGATCTAGTTCCAAATGTTTTGCGTGGAGTTGAAGAAGTCGATTTGTCTACTACGATATTTGGAAAAAAATTAGATTTACCTTTTTATTTATCACCAACAGCTTTACAGAGACTTTTTCATTATGATGGAGAAAGAGCAGTTGGAAAAGCTGCAAAAAAATTTAATACTATGTTTGGTGTTTCTGCTTTAGCCACAGTCAGTGTTGAGGAAATTTCCTCAATGATTGATACACCTAAAATGTTTCAGTTTTATTTTCATAAAGATAGAGGTTTAAACGACTCTTGTTTGGAAAGAGCAAAGGCTGCAAAATTTGATGTGATGGCTTTAACAGTTGATACTATTACTGGAGGAAATAGGGAGAGAGATTTAAGAACAGGATTTACCTCTCCACCAAAATTAACTTTAGCAAGCTTATATAGTTTTGCTACTAAACCGATGTGGGGAATTAATTATCTAACCAAAGGTAAGTTTGAATTACCTCATTTACAAGATTTTGTAAAAGAAGGTACCGATGTTAACTCATCAATTGGAAATTATTTTTCAACTATGTTGGATCAATCTATGAATTGGAAAGATGCTGAAAATCTTTGTTCTAAATGGGGAGGTCATTTCGCTCTCAAAGGAGTTATGAGTGTAGAAGATGCAAAAAGAGCAGTAGACATAGGATGCACAGGTATAATGGTATCAAATCATGGCGGAAGACAGCTAGATGGATCTAGAGCGCCTTTTGATCAACTTGCAGAAATTGTTGATGCAGTTGGTGATAAATTAGACGTGATTTGTGAAGGTGGAATTCATAGAGGCACACATATGCTAAAAGCACTATCATTAGGAGCCAAGGCTTGTTCAGGAGGAAGATTATATCTTTATGCTTTAGCAGCTGGAGGTCAAGCAGGTGTTGAAAGAGCTTTAGAAAAATATAAAGCTGAATTAGTGCGTGATATGAAACTTATGGGATGCACTAAAATTAGTGATTTAAATAGAAGTAATTTAAGATTCAGAAAATAG